The Dunckerocampus dactyliophorus isolate RoL2022-P2 chromosome 13, RoL_Ddac_1.1, whole genome shotgun sequence genome window below encodes:
- the sertad4 gene encoding SERTA domain-containing protein 4 codes for MTLVLSMNPFLEPEREHPLSTYQPVWKTERCNKTCLSNTTSPSHTEDKPKQEPPFRRLPDHVSMSRLSFFKRKFVDDDEASFSFRTYCQTVAPVLEERAHVLRLSLEKMRFIDDPEAFLRRSVLVNNLLRRLRTEILLQSTDWCFPPNPVLSTILPPGSNPTNQALSRAVPTPICLAPQAGPPFRKRFRMVRAGQGDLRSDCAQTCCCFYAAAAAAGHYLPLPFSMYDAELSSPHSSSVFQIASHHKLGLTVIEGHDDEDDEAEEEEELDDEEEEDETVSERRQAGPSSGWVQGKGKSKQKSRTRSLLGHTRTEADSCMTGSIEEEEDGELEEDEEEDHGITHCEWDPASERDLLSVHYWYQRGHRQ; via the exons ATGACCCTCGTCTTGTCCATGAATCCTTTCCTGGAGCCAGAGAGAGAACATCCCCTCTCAACATACCAACCAGTATGGAAGACGGAGCGCTGCAATAAGACCTGCCTATCAAACACCACCTCACCAAGCCACACTGAAGACAAACCAAAACAGG AACCTCCCTTTCGGCGACTTCCTGACCACGTGTCAATGTCAAGACTCTCATTCTTCAAGAGGAAGTTTGTCGATGACGACGAGGCTTCGTTCAGTTTCAGGACATACTGCCAAACT GTGGCTCCAGTTTTGGAGGAGCGGGCCCATGTGCTGCGTCTTTCCCTGGAGAAGATGCGATTCATCGATGACCCCGAGGCTTTTCTGCGACGCTCAGTGCTTGTTAATAACCTCCTTCGGCGTCTACGAACTGAAATCCTTCTCCAGAGCACTGACTGGTGCTTCCCTCCCAACCCAGTTCTTAGCACTATCTTGCCACCGGGCTCAAACCCCACGAATCAGGCACTAAGCAGGGCTGTACCCACCCCAATCTGCTTAGCACCCCAAGCCGGACCACCCTTTCGTAAGCGCTTCCGAATGGTCCGTGCGGGACAGGGGGACCTTCGCAGTGACTGTGCCCAGACGTGTTGTTGTTTCTATGCTGCAGCCGCAGCTGCGGGACACTACCTTCCGCTTCCGTTCTCCATGTACGATGCAGAACTATCCTCGCCGCACTCATCCTCCGTCTTTCAAATAGCCAGTCACCATAAGTTAGGACTGACCGTCATCGAAGGccatgatgatgaggatgacgaggctgaggaggaggaggagcttgatgacgaggaagaggaggatgaaacAGTTAGTGAAAGACGACAAGCAGGACCTTCTTCCGGTTGGGTTCAAGGCAAAGGCAAGTCGAAACAGAAAAGTAGGACTAGGAGCCTGCTGGGTCACACAAGGACAGAGGCGGACAGCTGCATGACAGGCAGcattgaagaggaggaggatggtgaACTCGAGGAAGACGAAGAGGAAGATCATGGCATCACACATTGTGAATGGGACCCTGCTTCAGAACGAGATCTTCTCAGTGTTCACTATTGGTACCAAAGGGGTCACAGACAATGA